Within Ancylothrix sp. D3o, the genomic segment CGGATGAAGATTTTGCTAATTTAAGGGAGCGTAGTCCAGGCCGAGAGGTTGATTTATAAGTCATAGATTTCTTTTAGGTACTATCGACTATGGGCTGGAGAAAAGCCGATTGGATACTAAACTTCAAGAGGTCGTTACCTTTACCAAAAAATTGTTAGAGATACCCTTATTAGGGGAAAATTTAAAACAAGACCCCATACTCAAGAGCTTATCTGTGATTCGCCGGCCAAACCCCACTAAGTATAAATTTACTCCGCAGGAATGGCAGCAGATCCATGAAATAATTAACTCAGCCATTTTACATTTAATATTCATCAATTTTTAGATTGAATTATGAGTTTTATTAGAGCGCCAATTGAGTCATGGGGCTGGTGGGTTTTATGAGGCCGGTGATTTTCCCAGCGCCAATTGAGTCATGGGGCCGGTGGGTTTTATGAGGCCGGTGGAATTGGGAGCGCCGGTGGAATTGAGAGCGCCGGTGGAACTCCAAGGGTTTTTGGATGCGGGTGAGACGGATGGATGTTTGGAGGCCGAGGGATGTTTTTGGGGCCGGGGAACCTAGAGAAGCTGGGTAAGGTAAAGAGGCCGGTGTCCGCCTGGAGTGCCGGTGAAAGCAGGATGGCTGGTGAATTTTGAGAACTCGGCTTTCGCGCTAAGACTGGTGGATGTTCGGGGGCCGGTGGTAGTTCGGGGGCCGGTGGTAGTTCGGGGGCCGGTGGATGCAAGATGGCCGGTGGTA encodes:
- a CDS encoding EVE domain-containing protein — protein: MDTKLQEVVTFTKKLLEIPLLGENLKQDPILKSLSVIRRPNPTKYKFTPQEWQQIHEIINSAILHLIFINF